One Oscillospiraceae bacterium genomic region harbors:
- a CDS encoding helix-turn-helix domain-containing protein: protein MSNWNKRIRAAREAQKMTREMVVQKMQQFLPEAEKAVSTRSLISWEAGEREPRVTVGVALAKALGFEDVADLYLDSEPKLNPVGQQRLGEYRFMLLHTAEFTEKPEPTLRLLPVYLQPASAGTGQWLDDDAQEMTEVDESVPAKAEFGVRIAGDSMEPRFVNGQTVWAKAAQDANNGDIVLCTLNDQGYCKKLRKDENGVALISLNKKYVPIPVREEDEFRIAGIVVG, encoded by the coding sequence GTGAGCAACTGGAATAAGCGAATTCGTGCCGCGCGTGAGGCGCAGAAAATGACCCGCGAGATGGTCGTACAGAAAATGCAGCAGTTCCTGCCCGAAGCCGAGAAGGCTGTGTCCACACGCTCCTTGATTTCGTGGGAGGCCGGCGAGCGTGAACCCCGCGTTACCGTGGGTGTGGCGCTGGCAAAGGCTTTGGGGTTTGAGGATGTGGCAGACTTGTATCTGGACTCTGAGCCCAAACTGAATCCGGTGGGGCAGCAGCGTCTGGGGGAATACCGATTTATGCTGCTGCACACGGCAGAGTTTACCGAAAAACCGGAGCCGACACTGCGTTTGCTGCCGGTTTATTTACAGCCTGCCTCTGCCGGTACCGGTCAGTGGCTGGACGATGACGCCCAAGAGATGACCGAAGTGGACGAATCCGTACCCGCCAAGGCGGAGTTCGGTGTCCGCATCGCCGGTGACAGTATGGAGCCGCGCTTTGTGAACGGGCAGACCGTGTGGGCCAAAGCGGCACAAGATGCCAACAACGGCGATATTGTGCTTTGCACCTTGAACGACCAAGGCTATTGCAAAAAGCTGCGCAAGGACGAAAACGGCGTTGCGCTGATTTCCTTGAATAAAAAATACGTCCCCATCCCTGTGCGGGAGGAGGACGAGTTCAGAATCGCCGGTATTGTAGTAGGATAA